The Christiangramia flava JLT2011 region TTTATTTCGTGACTCAGAACCCGGCCGATGTTCCGGAAGATGTCCTGGGACAACTGGGACTGAAGATCCAGCACGCATTAAGGGCTTTTACCGCCAAAGACCGACGTGCGATCAAGCTGGCCGCAGAAAATTATCCGGAATCAGATTATTACGATACCAAAAACATCCTTACCGCGTTAGGTATTGGAGAAGCGCTGGTTTCGGCTCTGGATGAAAAAGGTCGTCCTACGCCGTTGGCAGCCACCTATTTGCGAGCGCCGATGAGTAGAATGGATATTTTAAGTGATTCTGAACGAAAAGAATTGATCAAAAATTCCAATCTTGCACTGAAATATAATGAGGAAATCGACCGTGAAAGTGCCTACGAGATCCTGAATAAGAAAATCGAACAGGCAGAAAAAGAAGAGGCGAAGGAAAAGGCAAAGGTCGAGCGCAAGGAGATCGCAAAACCTACGAGCAGAAGAAAAAAATCCAGTACCGAAGGAGCGGTCATCAAGGTTTTGACGAGCGCCACTTTCATCAGGGGCGTACTCGGGATTCTGAATAAATTAATGAAATAGAAAATCAATCGAAACAATGCTTAAAAAATCAATTTTGATCGTGGCCATTGCCGCGACCATAGTATCATGCCAGAAAGACGAAGATGATCCTTACCTGATAACTGCCAACCAGGTTGGCGCGTTGAAGAAGGATGTGACCATCAACCAGCTGGAGGCTATTTTCGAAGATGACAGTATCGTTAAACAAACCAGCGGCCCGGAAACCCTGAAATCTACCCATGCCATCAAGGTTTTTGACAAGGAAGGAAAAGCCCTGTTAAGCCTGGAACCGCTTCAGGAATTTGACTCTACCAGTACCATTGGCTATATACAAATCCTGGACCCGCGTTACAAAACGAAAAGCGGACTGAATACCGAAAGCACCTTCCAGGATATCCAGGAGAATTTCACGATCTCCAGGATCGAAAATACTATAAATGCCGCGGTGATCTTTTTAGATGAGATCAACGCCTATGTGACCATTGATAAAAAACAGCTTCCAGCAGACCTGAGGTATGATACCGACTCAAAGATCATGGCGTCTCAAATTCCCGATAATGCCAGGATCAAATATTTCATGATCTACTGGAATTAGGCTGCATCATTGAAAATAAAGTTAAAAAACGGCTCCTGAAAATGAGCCGTTTTTTGTTTCAGAAAACGGTCAAAATTTTCTTCAATTAGCTGAAATTAAAGTGTTCAGCCTTCAAAATATGGCTTTTTGAAGAACCTGCATAAATTTTAAAATATGTTAATATTCTACTGATAATAAATACTTTAGGTAATTTTAGCTCATAACCAATAATATATGTTATGATTAAAATCTTAGCACTAGTAATGACCATTGGCGGAGCGATCGCTCTGGTAATGGGAGTTTTAGGAATTTTTGGCAGCGTTGCCCTGATGTTAAGCCCCTGGGCACTTACAATCCTCGGATTTGTATTTTTTGTTGCCGGGATCTCCATGTTGAAATACCGAAAAGATACTGACGAAGTTCAGGCTCAGCGACAAAACTAAAGAGTCGTATTTCAAAATAAAAAAAGGTGCCTTGAAAAAGGCACCTTTTTTATTGGCTAGGTTACAATTAGTCTACATTATCGTGTAGAAACGAGTTGTTCTTTCTAAAGTGCAGTTCATTATCATCTCCCTGCTCAATGCTCATCCTGGAAAGCTTTCCCTCACCCGGTTTGCTATGATCCAGTTCAATTCCCGCTCTCTTGTATGCCGGCTGCTTTTCGATCTCATCGATCTGCGCAGAACTGTTGCGAAATTTATAATTGAATTCCTTCATTTTGGCCTTTCTTTCCGCAGTGCGTTGTCTTACAATCTCTGAGGAAATAGGATTGTCAAAAGGATCATCTTCATCACCATGCCTGGAAGGCTGAGCCGGAGCCACCGTTTTCTTCTCAAATGCGATGGTTTCATCCTGCTCTTCTTCTTTCTTCGGAGCTTTGGAACTATTGAGCCTTTCCTCAATTTCCATATAATCGTCCAGGCTGTAGCGCTTGATTCCCTGTGCAGAACTTTCCGTCACCGGTACAATCTCGATCGCTTCGTTCACCTTGATATTCCGGGTTTCTTCTTCAGTTTCTTCCAAAGTGAATTTCCTAACCTCTTCTTTCTTTTCAGATTTTTCTGAAGGAGTTCTTTCTTCGGAAGCAGGCATATCGAAAGTGAACATGAATTGTTCTTCTTTTTCAGCTCTTACTTCTTCCGCATCCCGAACGTTCATTGATTTCACTTCTTCCGAAGTATCATTGATGATAAAATCATTTGGATCTACTTCTTCGTAAGAAACGTCCAGCTTTCGGGCAAAATCTGGAGTTTTCAGGATTTCATCTACTTTTTTTTGAATATTCCCTACTTCATCCACTTCTTCCAAAGATTCGTCCAGCGTATGAACGATCTTCTCATTTTTTGGTTCCTGTATAGGTTCCGCTTTTTCTTCCACGGGCGCGCTCGAAATTGGAGCCACATAGCCGGTCTTTTTAGCGCTCAGGTCATGTTCAGCTTTTTGCTCATCTTCAAGCGTATGGATGATCTTCTTTGTTTCGGTATTCGTGATCTCATTTTGCTGTTCCACATTGAAACCAGTAGCAATAATGGTTACAGCAATGGCATCTTCCAGGGATTCATCCTCACCAACACCCATGATGATATTGGCGCTGTGCCCGGCTTCTGCCTGGATATGATCGTTGATTTCCCCGATCTCATCGATAGTGATCTCTTCATTTCCGGAAACTATGAGTAGCAGTACATTTTTAGCACCGGTAATTTTGTTGTCATTCAATAACGGAGAGTCCAAAGCTTTCATGATCGCATCGGTTGCACGGCTGGCACCGGAAGCGCTTGCAGAACCCATGATCGCGGTCCCGCTATTGCTCAATACGGTTTTCGCATCTCGCAAGTCAATGTTTTGCGTGTAGTGATGGGTAATAACTTCAGCAATACCTCTGGAAGCGGTTGCCAGCACTTCATCAGCCTTTGAGAATCCAGCTTTGAAACCAAGGTTTCCGTAGACCTCACGAAGCTTATTATTATTGATCACGATAAGTGAATCTACATGGCTTCTCAGTTTCTCCACTCCGATCTGAGCCTGTTCATTTCTATTTCTCCCCTCGAACTGAAAAGGAATGGTCACAATCCCAACGGTAAGAATATCCAGAGCCTTTGCCTGTTTGGCGATAACCGGAGCTGCTCCGGTACCGGTACCACCACCCATTCCGGCGGTGATAAAGACCATTTTCGTGTTGGTATCCAACATGCGTTTGATCTCCTCAAAACTCTCTTCTGCTGCTTTCTCTCCGATCTCCGGGTTCGCTCCTGCTCCCAGACCTTCGGTAAGGGACACCCCTAACTGGATCTTATTGGGAACCGGGCTGTTCTCAAGTGCCTGGGAATCGGTGTTGCATACCACGAAATCAACCCCTTTAATCCCTAACTGGAACATGTGGTTAATGGCATTGCTTCCACCGCCTCCTACACCAATCACTTTGATGACGTTCGATTGATTCTTTGGTAAATCGAATGAAATGTCTCCAAACTCTGTACTGCTCATAAACTCTGTTTTACTGGTTGTATCTTTTACTCTGCGTTATCTAAAAAATCTTTAAACTTCTCTGCCCATTTATCAAAAATGCTTTTCCGGGCAACTTTTCTGGAAGGCTCCTCGTCGTTCATTTCATCTTCTGAATCATAGACTTCCTCTTCCTGTTCCATCTGCGCTTTTTGCTCAGCTCTTTTATCTGAAAGCACCGCTTCTTCCTGAAATTTTCCACTACCATGCTCCAGGCTGTTCATCACCAAACCAACGGCGGTTGCGTAAACAGGACTGGTTGTTTCGGCATCGTTGTTACCGGCCAGATGTTCGTTAGGATAACCAATTCGCGTATCCATCCCGGTAATATATTCGGCCAACTGCTTCAAATGTTTGAGCTGGGCACCACCACCGGTAAGAACAAGGCCGGCGATCAATTTTTTCTTTTGTTCCTCGTGACCGTAATTCTTGATCTCGAGGTATACCTGTTCAATAATTTCCACCACTCTCGCGTGAATGATCTTTGAAAGATTTTTCAGGGTGATCTCTTTCGGTTCCCGGCCACGCAGCCCCGGAATCGAAACGATCTCGTTATCCTTATTTTCTCCAGGCCAAGCCGATCCAAACTTGATCTTCAGCAATTCGGCCTGTTTTTCAATGATCGAGCAACCTTCCTTGATATCTTCAGTGATCACATTACCTCCAAAAGGGATTACAGCCGTATGACGGATGATCCCATCTTTAAAAATGGCCAGATCTGTTGTACCACCACCAATATCTATCAAAGCAACTCCGGCTTCTTTCTCTTCCTGACTTAAAACAGCATTGGCCGAAGCCAAAGGTTCCAAAGTCACGGCAGAAAGCTCCAGCCCCGCACTTTTTACACATCTTCCAATATTTCTGATCGAAGAAACCTGACCAACTACCACGTGGAAATTAGCTTCCAGTCTTCCGCCGTACATCCCGATAGGCTCTTTGATCTCGGCCTGACCGTCTACTTTAAATTCCTGCGGAAGCACATGAATGATCTCTTCTCCCGGAAGCATGACCAGTTTGTGAACCTGGTTGCAAAGTGTATGAATATCATCTGCATCGATCACTTCTTCCGGGTTAGGACGCGTGATATAATCGCTATGCTGTAAACTCCTGATATGTTGTCCCGCGATACCAACCACCACTTCGCTGATCTTCAATCCGCTATCTGCTTCTGCTTCCTGTATTGCCTGCTGAATAGACTGTATGGTTTGCGTAATATTGTTCACCACGCCCCTGTGAACCCCTAAAGATTTGGATTTCCCAATGCCAATGATCTCTACTTTTCCGTATTCATTCTTACGGCCGATCATTGCCACAATCTTGGTGGTCCCTATGTCTAATCCTACTGCAATATCGTTTTGTTCCATAAACTATTTTTTAGTGCACACAACCTGGTCGCCAAATTGTAGGTTCACTTTTTTGTAGGTATTTAACTTTTTGTCTTTCTGCGCTTTTTTATAAAATGCCTTGAAATTGTTGAATTTCAAAACTGTTCTGGAAGAATCTCCAAAGTACACATCAAAATCACAACCCCGTACATGTACTTCCATCTTCCCACCGGGTAATCGATGGATTCCCGTGATATGCTTTTTCAGAAAATCATCCTTCTCCACCTGATTCAATAACGGGTAAACTTCCGAAACATTTTTCTCGTTAAAACCCGTTAACAAAGGCACTCTTGCGGAATAATATGCCGATAACGGCATCACTTTTCCCTGCCGGTCCAGGTAAAATGAGGAATTTCCTATAGCTCGTCCAATTGGTTTTCGCTGGCTCACGGTTGCCGCAAGTTGCCCATCCAGAGTAAGATAGACTTCTGCGTTTTCAATCATGTCGTGAGCATTCAAAAGAGACTCCACCCTATTCAAATCTAAAGCTTCTAGCCCTTCACCTGAGGTGGCTCCATCATTTTGTATTAACAATTTATTAACCACTTCCTCAGGGACATAGAGGTTTTCCGAGTCGGTAAAATGCACTTTCACATCGTTGATCTTTCTGGCTGAATGCCTTTTTTCAGCAAAACCAAAAAGAAACACTACCAATACCAGTAAAAACCCGGCTTTTATGTAGGGTAAACTACGCTTCATTCAACAATGCTTTTTGGACCTTTTCCACTTCTTCTCCTATATCTCCTGCACCAATCATCATCACCACTTCCGCGGAAGATTTCTTGATACTGGAAGCCAGCTCTTCTTTTGAAACCAGCTGCTTTTTCTCATTTTCGATCTTTTCCAGCAACCAGGCTGAAGAAATGCCTTCGATTGGTATTTCCCTCGCAGGGTAAATATCCATCAGCATCACCTCATCGAACACCGAGAGGCTCTGGGCAAATTCTTCAGCAAAGTCACGGGTACGGCTAAACAGGTGGGGCTGAAAAACCGCTAAAACCTTTTTGTTGGGGTACATTTCACGAACAGCCTGATGAACCGCAGCAATCTCTGTGGGGTGATGCGCGTAATCATCGATCAATACCTGTTCGCCGGTTTTAATTCTATAGCTAAATCTACGGCGTACACCTTTGAAGCTATGCAAAGCCCTGCCAAGGTCGACGGTTGGGGAGCCGTAGTCTATCGCCATCGCCAGGGCTGTTATAGCATTCAATAAATTGTGTTTACCGGGTAGATTAAATTGTAAATTTTCAATGGTTCCCGTTGGGGTATGAAGGTCAAATAAATATTCCCCGTTTTGGATACGTACATTTTGAGCCGAAAATTCGCTTTCGTCTTCCACACCAATCCGGTAACCCTTCAATGGCAGCCCATTTTTCACATACAGCTTTCCATCTTCGGGAACCTTTGCCGCGAATTCACGGAACGATTTCTCGAGTTCGGCCTTTTCCCCGTAAATATCCAGGTGATCAGCATCCATCGAGGTAATAGCAGCAAGATTGGGTTTTAAATGAAGAAATGAGCGGTCAAATTCATCAGCTTCCACTACAATAACCTCATCCCCTTTCATGATCAGGTTACTCTGGATATCTTCACTCACACCTCCAAGGAAAGCGGTTACCGGAGCTCCTGTTTCCTTCAGCAAATGCCCTAAAATAGCAGTAGTTGTAGTTTTGCCATGAGTCCCGGCAACGGCCATCGTGAATTTTTCCGAAGACAGCAGGCCTAAAAGTTCCGCTCTTTTAACGATTGGAAACTTTCTTTCTTTTAAAAGCTGAAACTGTTGATGATCTTTAGGAATGGCCGGCGTATATACCACCAGGCTTTTTTCCGGTTTTCTTAAAAAAGCAGGTGGGATTTGCTCAATTTCATCCTGATAATTAATCTGAATGCCTTCAGCTTCCAGCTCGCGGGTGAGCTGTGTGCCGGTTTTATCATAACCTGAGACATCCAGGCCCTGGGCCCTGAAATATCGGGCCAGTGCACTCATTCCAATCCCACCGATGCCGATGAAATAAAAATGCTGTATGTCGTTTAGTTTGATCAACTTATTCGTTTATTAATTTTTCCACTTCCTCCGCGATCGCCGTCGTAGCATTCGGTAAAGCGAGCTTTTTAATATTTTCTGAAAACCGCTTTAAACGTGTTTCGTCTTTCAGCAGGCTAAAAAAACAAAGCTCAAAGCGTTCATTCAATTCATCTTCTGTTATCACCAGCGCCGCATCACGGTCAGCAATTGCCATCGCGTTCTTCGCCTGATGATTCTCTGCCACATTCGGGGAAGGGATAAAAAGTACCGGTTTCCCTACAATGCATAATTCTGAAACGCTTCCGGCTCCGGCACGGGAAATAATCACATCTGCCGCGGCATAGGCCAGATCCATCCGGTTCAGGAATTCACAAACCCGAATGTTTTGGGAATCGTATTTTTTATATTCCTCGTAGTAGAGTTTCCCCGTTTGCCAAACCAGTTGTATTTGCTCATTTTTGAAAGCTGCCAGGTGCATCTCGATCAGTTTATTGATCCTTCTGGCTCCAAGACTTCCGCCCAGGACCAGCACTGTTTTTTTTGCGGGATCAAGCTGAAAATGCTTCAAACCTTCTTCCCGGTTCTGTTCCACTTTCAGAAGGTCCTGCCTCACTGGGTTACCGGTGATGATCGTTTTTTCAGCAGGAAATACTGATTTTACCTGCTCATAAGCCGCGCAGATCGTATCAGCATATTTTCCGAGTATCCGGTTAGTAATTCCCGGAATGGAATTCTGTTCCTGGATAAGCGTTGGAATTCCCTTTGAAATAGCCACTCTCAGCAAGGGGCCACTGGCAAAACCACCGGTCCCGATTACTACATCCGGCTGGAATTTATTGATGATCTTGCGAGATTTGGATAAACTGCTCATCAGCTTAAAAGGAAAAACCAGGTTTCTCAAACTCAGTTTTCGATCAATTCCGCTAATCCATAATCCCTCAATATCATATCCAGCCTGAGGAATTTTCTCCATTTCCATTCGGTCTTTGGCTCCTACGAAAAGAAATTTGGCATCCGGATGGCGTTTTTTCAGCTCATCAGCAATAGCGATGGCCGGGTAGATATGCCCACCTGTTCCTCCTCCAGACAATATGACCTTCAATGGCTTTTTCATAAGGCTTCACTCAGGATATCAAGAGGATTTTCCTCTTCCGGTTCAATTTTATTCTGACTTTCAATAATTTCTTCTTCTCTTTTGGCACTAACGCTCAGGATAAGACCCAGCGAAATACAGGTCATCCAGATCGAAGTTCCCCCGCTACTTATGAGCGGCAGGGTTTGGCCCGTTACAGGGAACAGTTCTACGGCCACTCCCATATTGATCAGTGCCTGGAAAACCATTGGAATTCCCACGCCCATGACCAGTAATTTTCCGAAGATCGTATTTGCTTTCGTAGCCACTATAACGATTCGGAATAAGAGCAACAGGTACCCAAACATCACGGCAAAAGCGCCCACCAGCCCCATTTCTTCCACGATGATCGCATAGATAAAATCTGAAGACGACTGCGGAAGAAAATTTCGCTGAACACTTTTTCCAATCCCCACGCCGGTAATTCCTCCCTGCGCGATGGCAATTTTGGCTTTTTCAACCTGATATTGCTCTGTTTCTTTATCATTGCTGAAAAAGGTTTCAATACGGCTGGACCAGGTATCTACCCTGGAAGGTAAAACCCCGGGAAATGCCTTAGCCGTAAGGATAAACAGCGACAGCATCAGCAGCCCTGCCCCCACGATCGCGGCTAAATATTTTATTGGATACCCCCCTAAGAACATCAAAACCAGCACCATGCAAAAAATAATGGCCGTGGTGGAAAAATTGGCCGGCAAAATTAAGGCTAATACCACAAATACCGGTAACCAAAGCGGGATAATTGTTTCTTTAAAATTGACTTTCTGATCGACGATTTTAGACAGGTACCGGGCTACGTAAACCATCAAAACAACGGCCGCCAGCGTAGAAGACTGAAATGAAACGTTTAACAGCGGAATCCGGATCCACCTGCTGGCATAAGCGCCTTCAATGGTAGTTCCCTGCAAAATGGTAAAAATGAGAAGCGCAATCACAACCGGCAGCAATAAAATGGATATTCCGCGGAAGTAATGATACGGCACTTTATGAACAGCGAACAACAGGCAGAATCCCAACAATAAATGGAAGAAATGCACAATCAGGAAGCCAAAAGTTCCTCCGTCACCATGCAGATATGCAAGGTTACTACTGGCGCTGTAAACCGGCAAAAATGAAAATATTGCCAACAAACCGGCCACTGCCCAGATAACCTTATCCCCCTTTAATTGTGAAAAAATCGTACCCATTGATCTTATCGTCCTGTTTTATAAATTTCTTACGGCTTCTTTGAACTGTCTGCCGCGATCTTCGTAATTCTCAAAAAGATCGAAACTGGCGCATGCAGGTGAAAGCAATACGGTATCACCTTTATCTGCCAGCCTGTAGGCGATTTGTACGGCATCATTCATAGAAGTAGTCTCCACCATGGTTTCCACGATATTCCCGAAAGTGTTCACGATCTTGTCGTTGTCAACTCCCAGGCAAATAATAGCTTTCACCTTTTCATTTACCAGCGGAAGCAGGTCATCATACACATTCCCTTTATCCACACCTCCAACGATCCAAACGGTCTCGGTCTCCATACTTTCCAAAGCATAAAACGTGGCATTCACATTCGTAGCCTTGGAATCGTTCACATACATCACATTGTTAATCTTCAGCACTTTTTCAAGACGGTGTTCCACCCCCTGAAAATTTGCCATGCTCTCCCGAATCGTTTGTTTCCTGATTCGTAAAAGCTGCGCCACCGTAGCGGCTGCCATCGCGTTCTTCGC contains the following coding sequences:
- a CDS encoding FtsW/RodA/SpoVE family cell cycle protein; amino-acid sequence: MGTIFSQLKGDKVIWAVAGLLAIFSFLPVYSASSNLAYLHGDGGTFGFLIVHFFHLLLGFCLLFAVHKVPYHYFRGISILLLPVVIALLIFTILQGTTIEGAYASRWIRIPLLNVSFQSSTLAAVVLMVYVARYLSKIVDQKVNFKETIIPLWLPVFVVLALILPANFSTTAIIFCMVLVLMFLGGYPIKYLAAIVGAGLLMLSLFILTAKAFPGVLPSRVDTWSSRIETFFSNDKETEQYQVEKAKIAIAQGGITGVGIGKSVQRNFLPQSSSDFIYAIIVEEMGLVGAFAVMFGYLLLLFRIVIVATKANTIFGKLLVMGVGIPMVFQALINMGVAVELFPVTGQTLPLISSGGTSIWMTCISLGLILSVSAKREEEIIESQNKIEPEEENPLDILSEAL
- the ftsZ gene encoding cell division protein FtsZ: MSSTEFGDISFDLPKNQSNVIKVIGVGGGGSNAINHMFQLGIKGVDFVVCNTDSQALENSPVPNKIQLGVSLTEGLGAGANPEIGEKAAEESFEEIKRMLDTNTKMVFITAGMGGGTGTGAAPVIAKQAKALDILTVGIVTIPFQFEGRNRNEQAQIGVEKLRSHVDSLIVINNNKLREVYGNLGFKAGFSKADEVLATASRGIAEVITHHYTQNIDLRDAKTVLSNSGTAIMGSASASGASRATDAIMKALDSPLLNDNKITGAKNVLLLIVSGNEEITIDEIGEINDHIQAEAGHSANIIMGVGEDESLEDAIAVTIIATGFNVEQQNEITNTETKKIIHTLEDEQKAEHDLSAKKTGYVAPISSAPVEEKAEPIQEPKNEKIVHTLDESLEEVDEVGNIQKKVDEILKTPDFARKLDVSYEEVDPNDFIINDTSEEVKSMNVRDAEEVRAEKEEQFMFTFDMPASEERTPSEKSEKKEEVRKFTLEETEEETRNIKVNEAIEIVPVTESSAQGIKRYSLDDYMEIEERLNSSKAPKKEEEQDETIAFEKKTVAPAQPSRHGDEDDPFDNPISSEIVRQRTAERKAKMKEFNYKFRNSSAQIDEIEKQPAYKRAGIELDHSKPGEGKLSRMSIEQGDDNELHFRKNNSFLHDNVD
- the murG gene encoding undecaprenyldiphospho-muramoylpentapeptide beta-N-acetylglucosaminyltransferase produces the protein MKKPLKVILSGGGTGGHIYPAIAIADELKKRHPDAKFLFVGAKDRMEMEKIPQAGYDIEGLWISGIDRKLSLRNLVFPFKLMSSLSKSRKIINKFQPDVVIGTGGFASGPLLRVAISKGIPTLIQEQNSIPGITNRILGKYADTICAAYEQVKSVFPAEKTIITGNPVRQDLLKVEQNREEGLKHFQLDPAKKTVLVLGGSLGARRINKLIEMHLAAFKNEQIQLVWQTGKLYYEEYKKYDSQNIRVCEFLNRMDLAYAAADVIISRAGAGSVSELCIVGKPVLFIPSPNVAENHQAKNAMAIADRDAALVITEDELNERFELCFFSLLKDETRLKRFSENIKKLALPNATTAIAEEVEKLINE
- the murC gene encoding UDP-N-acetylmuramate--L-alanine ligase yields the protein MIKLNDIQHFYFIGIGGIGMSALARYFRAQGLDVSGYDKTGTQLTRELEAEGIQINYQDEIEQIPPAFLRKPEKSLVVYTPAIPKDHQQFQLLKERKFPIVKRAELLGLLSSEKFTMAVAGTHGKTTTTAILGHLLKETGAPVTAFLGGVSEDIQSNLIMKGDEVIVVEADEFDRSFLHLKPNLAAITSMDADHLDIYGEKAELEKSFREFAAKVPEDGKLYVKNGLPLKGYRIGVEDESEFSAQNVRIQNGEYLFDLHTPTGTIENLQFNLPGKHNLLNAITALAMAIDYGSPTVDLGRALHSFKGVRRRFSYRIKTGEQVLIDDYAHHPTEIAAVHQAVREMYPNKKVLAVFQPHLFSRTRDFAEEFAQSLSVFDEVMLMDIYPAREIPIEGISSAWLLEKIENEKKQLVSKEELASSIKKSSAEVVMMIGAGDIGEEVEKVQKALLNEA
- a CDS encoding cell division protein FtsQ/DivIB; translation: MKRSLPYIKAGFLLVLVVFLFGFAEKRHSARKINDVKVHFTDSENLYVPEEVVNKLLIQNDGATSGEGLEALDLNRVESLLNAHDMIENAEVYLTLDGQLAATVSQRKPIGRAIGNSSFYLDRQGKVMPLSAYYSARVPLLTGFNEKNVSEVYPLLNQVEKDDFLKKHITGIHRLPGGKMEVHVRGCDFDVYFGDSSRTVLKFNNFKAFYKKAQKDKKLNTYKKVNLQFGDQVVCTKK
- the ftsA gene encoding cell division protein FtsA, with the protein product MEQNDIAVGLDIGTTKIVAMIGRKNEYGKVEIIGIGKSKSLGVHRGVVNNITQTIQSIQQAIQEAEADSGLKISEVVVGIAGQHIRSLQHSDYITRPNPEEVIDADDIHTLCNQVHKLVMLPGEEIIHVLPQEFKVDGQAEIKEPIGMYGGRLEANFHVVVGQVSSIRNIGRCVKSAGLELSAVTLEPLASANAVLSQEEKEAGVALIDIGGGTTDLAIFKDGIIRHTAVIPFGGNVITEDIKEGCSIIEKQAELLKIKFGSAWPGENKDNEIVSIPGLRGREPKEITLKNLSKIIHARVVEIIEQVYLEIKNYGHEEQKKKLIAGLVLTGGGAQLKHLKQLAEYITGMDTRIGYPNEHLAGNNDAETTSPVYATAVGLVMNSLEHGSGKFQEEAVLSDKRAEQKAQMEQEEEVYDSEDEMNDEEPSRKVARKSIFDKWAEKFKDFLDNAE